The genomic DNA CACAACGGAGAAGCGGTGGGGGAGTGGGGGAGTAGAGGGTGGGGGACGAGCGAGAGAGGGGACTAAAGAAAGTAGATGGAAACACGCTTAGCCGTTTAGCAGCGGGGCCATTGGCCCGCGCGCTGCGGCGCCAAGCGAGAGAATCGAGAGATGACGATGCGTCACGGAATATTGCTAAGTCTATTCATTATTGCGGTCGCCGGCGCGCTCCGCGCCGCCGATGCCCCCGCGCTCGATGACCCTAAGGCCCAGCGAGCCATTTCGCGCGGGCTCGACTGGCTGGCCAATTCACAATCGCGCTTGGGTCACTGGACCGGCGCCGAGCAACGCTATCCGACCGCCATGACCGCGCTCGCGGGCACCGCGCTATTGTGCGAAGGCTCGACCACCACGCAAGGCAAGTACTCGGCCAACATCCGCCGCGCGGTCGATTACCTGGTCAGTCGCAGCCGGCCCAACGGCCTGATCGGCGACCCAACCAAGGACGATCGTTACACCTACGGTCACGGCTACAGCATGTTGTTCCTCTCGCAAGTCCTCGGCGAGGAAGAAGACGCCGAGCGGCGCGACACGCTGGTCGATGTCTTGACCCGGGCGGTTCGCTTTACTGGCGAGGCGCAAACTTCCGGCGGCGGCTGGGGCTATGTCAGCGCCAAGGACGGCAACGGCTTTGACGAAGGCTCGACCACCATTACCCAGGTGCAAGGCTTGCGCGGCTGTCGCAATGCTGGCGTTCCGGTCCCCAAGGAGATCGTCGATAAGGCGATCGGTTATATTCGTCGCTGCACGTTGCCCGACGGAGGCGTGCAGTACAGCCTGCAGGGGGGCGGCGGCCGGCCGGCGATTTCGGCCGCGGCCATCGCCTGTCTGTTCAATGCCGGCGACTACGACAGCCAGTACGTCCCCAAGTTGTTGGCGTATTGCCGCAAGCACCTCGATAATAACAATGTCGGCAACGACAACTTTGGCTACTGGCATTACGCCCATTACTACTATGCCCAAGTCTGCTACCGTGAAGGGGGCGCGACGTGGACGACCTATCGGAATAAGATCTACAACAAGATCCTGAACGAGGCCGACGCCGACGGCTCCTGGCCGCAAGGCTACCTGGGGCCCGTGTACACGACGGCCGTGAACCTGACAATCCTGCAACTAGAAAACGGCGCGTTGCCGATTTATCAGCGGTGAGGAGGAAGTTGCTAGTTGCTAGTTCCTAGCGGCTAGTAAAGTTCAAGGAATGAATGTCTCCCCCTAGCCCCTAACGCCTAGTCTCTAACCCGTCTTTCCTCGCAACTAGCAACCAGCAACTAGCAACTTTTATGACCGACTTTACCTCGCAAGATTCCTCCGCCATCAAGCGTCTGGCCGCTGCGCGTGAACGCATTGTCACTCAACTGGGCCAGGTGATTGTTGGCCAGGAAGACGTCATCGAAGAGCTGTTGATCTGTCTGTTCAGCCGCGGGCACTGTCTGTTGGAAGGGGTGCCGGGGTTAGCCAAGACGCTGATGATCAGCACGCTGGCCCGCACGCTCAGCCTTTCGTTCAGCCGCATTCAGTTCACCCCCGACCTGATGCCGGCCGACATCACCGGCACGGAAGTGATCGAGGAAAACCGCTCGACGGGCATCCGCGAGTTTCGCTTTCTGGAAGGGCCGTTGTTCGCCAACGTGATTCTGGCCGACGAAATCAATCGCACGCCGCCCAAGACGCAGGCCGCCTTGCTCGAAGCGATGCAAGAGCGGCAAGTCACGGCCGGCCGCGTGCGCCACGCGCTCGACGATCCGTTCTTCGTCCTGGCGACTCAGAACCCGATCGAACAGGAAGGAACCTATCCGCTCCCCGAGGCGCAGCAGGACCGGTTCATGTTCAAGGTCTTCGTCCGCTATCCGAGCTTTCAGGACGAGTTCGAGATCGCCCGCCGCACGACCACCACCCTGCAAGACCAGATCGTGCCGGTGTTGATGGCCGAGGAGATTCTGCAACTCCAACGACTGGTCCGCGAGGTGCCCATCACCGACCACGTGATTCGCTACGCCCTGTCGCTGGTCCGCCAGACGCGCGTTGGCGAGCCGGGCGTTCCCGACTATGTCGGCGATCAGCTCCACTGGGGCGCCGGCCCGCGCGCGGTCCAGAACCTGATCCTCGGCGGCAAGGCCCGGGCCTTGCTGCGCGGCCGCACCCACGTGGCCACCGAAGACATTCAAACGCTGGCCAAGCCGGTCCTCAGGCACCGCCTGGTGCTGAACTTTGCCGCCGAGAGCGAAGGCGTGACGGCCGACCAGGTGATCGACCGCCTGCTTACGGACACTCCCACCAAGGAAGATGAACTGACGCGCGATGCACGGTTCCAAACAATATTTGCATCCTGAAGCGGTGCAGCGCCTGGCCCGCATGGACATTCGGGCCAAGGTGATCGTCGAAGGGTTCCTCTCCGGAATTCATCGCAGCCCGTACTTCGGCCAATCGCTCGAATTCATTCAGCACCGTCCTTACGTGCGCGGGGACGATCTGCGCCGCATCGACTGGAAGGTCTGGGGCCGCCACGATCGACTGGTCATCAAGCAGTACGAAGAAGACGCCAATCTGCGGGCCACGCTGCTGGTCGATGTGAGCAATAGCATGCGCTACGGGCGCGGACCCCTGCGCAAGTACGACTATGGCGCGACGCTGGCCGTGTCGTTGGCGTATCTGCTGCTGGGCCAGCAAGACGCGGTTGGCTGCATCGCCTTCGACGCGGCCCAGCGCGCCAAGGTCGAGCCCCGCGCCGCGCGCGGCCACCTGCAAGCCATCATCCAGGCGCTAGAGGTCGCCGAGCCGGCCGACAAGACCGACCTGGCCCCGCTGCTGCAGGCCGCCGCCGAGCAGTTGCCGCGTCGCGGCCTGATCGTGTTG from Planctomycetota bacterium includes the following:
- a CDS encoding terpene cyclase/mutase family protein, with product MRHGILLSLFIIAVAGALRAADAPALDDPKAQRAISRGLDWLANSQSRLGHWTGAEQRYPTAMTALAGTALLCEGSTTTQGKYSANIRRAVDYLVSRSRPNGLIGDPTKDDRYTYGHGYSMLFLSQVLGEEEDAERRDTLVDVLTRAVRFTGEAQTSGGGWGYVSAKDGNGFDEGSTTITQVQGLRGCRNAGVPVPKEIVDKAIGYIRRCTLPDGGVQYSLQGGGGRPAISAAAIACLFNAGDYDSQYVPKLLAYCRKHLDNNNVGNDNFGYWHYAHYYYAQVCYREGGATWTTYRNKIYNKILNEADADGSWPQGYLGPVYTTAVNLTILQLENGALPIYQR
- a CDS encoding MoxR family ATPase encodes the protein MTDFTSQDSSAIKRLAAARERIVTQLGQVIVGQEDVIEELLICLFSRGHCLLEGVPGLAKTLMISTLARTLSLSFSRIQFTPDLMPADITGTEVIEENRSTGIREFRFLEGPLFANVILADEINRTPPKTQAALLEAMQERQVTAGRVRHALDDPFFVLATQNPIEQEGTYPLPEAQQDRFMFKVFVRYPSFQDEFEIARRTTTTLQDQIVPVLMAEEILQLQRLVREVPITDHVIRYALSLVRQTRVGEPGVPDYVGDQLHWGAGPRAVQNLILGGKARALLRGRTHVATEDIQTLAKPVLRHRLVLNFAAESEGVTADQVIDRLLTDTPTKEDELTRDARFQTIFAS
- a CDS encoding DUF58 domain-containing protein translates to MHGSKQYLHPEAVQRLARMDIRAKVIVEGFLSGIHRSPYFGQSLEFIQHRPYVRGDDLRRIDWKVWGRHDRLVIKQYEEDANLRATLLVDVSNSMRYGRGPLRKYDYGATLAVSLAYLLLGQQDAVGCIAFDAAQRAKVEPRAARGHLQAIIQALEVAEPADKTDLAPLLQAAAEQLPRRGLIVLISDLFVERAGLFRGLGMLRQRGHEVLLFHILDDDELEFPFDGPTRFEGLETADLLRCNPRALRQGYLEALQAYLEEIRQGCSRTGVDYTLVRTSQPFDTSLAAMLAVRARGRAR